One genomic segment of Primulina tabacum isolate GXHZ01 chromosome 9, ASM2559414v2, whole genome shotgun sequence includes these proteins:
- the LOC142556194 gene encoding LOW QUALITY PROTEIN: dehydrogenase/reductase SDR family member FEY-like (The sequence of the model RefSeq protein was modified relative to this genomic sequence to represent the inferred CDS: deleted 1 base in 1 codon), whose product MASQSSSAGMGKDKEKENGKPLASDKVEMQATKKKKEGLGWLSWLTGWFYLVYEMLFQRILASHLQNPMPLPPLNDLTFIVTGSTSGIGKEIARQLAEAGAHVVMAVRNSKAANELIKKWQEEWLGRGLPLNMEVMELDLLSLDSIVRFAEAWNTRSAPLHALINNAGIFSIGEPQKFSKDGYEEYMQVNHLAPSLLSVLLLPSLIRGSPSRIINVNSIMHYVGFVDTEDMNVVSGKRKYTSLVGYSSSKLAEIMFSSILNKRLPAEAGINVVCVSPGIVHTNVARDLPKIVQAGYHLIPYFIFSAEEGSRSALFAATDPQLPEYCESLKAEDWPVCAFISHDCRPANPSEEAHDIETCYKVWEKTLKLVGLPSDAVERLIQGEEVECKYGAS is encoded by the exons ATGGCGTCCCAATCTTCTTCAGCTGGCATGGGAAAGGATAAGGAGAAGGAAAATGGCAAGCCCTTGGCCTCGGATAAAGTTGAAATGCAGGCCacgaagaagaagaaggaagGCCTGGGTTGGCTTAGTTGGCTAACTGGTTGGTTTTATCTGGTTTACGAGATGCTTTTCCAGAGGATTCTAGCCAGCCATTTGCAGAATCCAATGCCCCTTCCTCCTCTCAATGACCTCACCTTCATTGTTACAGGATCCACCTCCGGGATCGGCAAAGAAATCGCTAG GCAATTGGCGGAAGCAGGAGCGCATGTTGTGATGGCAGTAAGAAATTCAAAGGCTGCTAATGAGTTGATAAAGAAATGGCAGGAAGAGTGGTTAGGAAGGGGTCTTCCTCTTAATATGGAG GTCATGGAACTTGATCTTCTTTCTCTGGACTCGATTGTGAGATTCGCTGAAGCTTGGAATACACGTTCGGCACCTCTCCATGCTCTCATCAACAATGCTGGAATATTTTCCATTGGag AACCACAAAAATTTTCG AAGGACGGTTATGAAGAGTACATGCAAGTGAACCATCTAGCTCCATCTCTGCTTTCAGTATTGCTTTTGCCTTCCCTCATTAGAGGCTCACCTAGCCGCATTATTAATGTGAATTCTATT ATGCATTATGTAGGATTTGTGGATACAGAAGATATGAATGTTGTATCTGGAAAAAGAAAATACACAAGTTTGGTGGGATACTCGAGCAGTAAACTAGCAGAG ATCATGTTCAGCAGTATTCTTAATAAGCGGCTTCCAGCTGAAGCTGGCATAAATGTAGTGTGTGTTTCTCCTGGAATAGTGCACACCAACGTC GCTCGGGATCTTCCAAAGATTGTTCAAGCTGGGTATCATTTAATTCCCTATTTTATTTTCAGCGCAGAAGAAG GCTCCAGAAGTGCACTTTTTGCTGCCACCGATCCCCAACTGCCAGAGTACTGTGAGTCGCTGAAAGCAGAAGATTGGCCAGTCTGTGCTTTCATCTCTCATGACTGTCGTCCCGCAAATCCATCTGAAGAAGCACACGACATTGAAACTTGTTATAAGGTTTGGGAGAAGACATTAAAGTTGGTTGGGTTACCGTCGGATGCAGTAGAGAGACTTATACAAGGGGAAGAAGTCGAGTGCAAATATGGAGCCTCCTAA
- the LOC142556196 gene encoding LOW QUALITY PROTEIN: dolichyl-diphosphooligosaccharide--protein glycosyltransferase subunit STT3B-like (The sequence of the model RefSeq protein was modified relative to this genomic sequence to represent the inferred CDS: deleted 1 base in 1 codon), with product MGAAAKVDKLPMDLLSSQGVNSMLKSFKLKTKQQELLIRVTILFLVYVLAFITRLFSVLRYESMIHEFDPYFNYRVTQYLTQKGYYEFWNWFDSESWYPLGRIIGGTLYPGLMVTAALIYSTLRFLRFAVHIREVCVLTAPFFASNTTLVAYFFGKEIWDSGAGLVAAVLIAVCPGYISRSVAGSYDNEGVAIFALLLTFYLFVKAVNTGSLAWALASAFGYFYMVSAWGGYVFIINLIPLYVMVLLVTGRFSMRLYVAYNCMYVLGMLLAMQIRFVGFQHVQSGEHMAAMGVFFLMQVFYFLDWVKHLLDDPKLFQAFLRITVTFTVGLGAIALGVGTASGYISPWTGRFYSLLDPTYAKDHIPIIASVSEHQPTAWSSFMFDFHVLLLLFPAGLYFCFKRLSDVTIFIVMYGLTSMYFAGVMVRLILVATPAVCLISAIAVSATIKNLTQLVRLKSKPAIGGMSKGTTGSKTSSKASLDQSMPFQRNGALALLFGAFYLLSRYAIHCTWVTSEAYSSPSIVLAARGAHGNRVIFDDYREAYFWLRQNTPQDAKVMSWWDYGYQITAMANRTVIVDNNTWNNTHIATVGRAMSSYENEAYDIMRSLDVDYVLVVFGGVTGYSSDDINKFLWMVRIGGGVFPVIKEPDYLVNGEYRVDRGAAPKMLNCLMYKLSYYRFGEMTTEYGKPPGYDRARGVEIGNKDIKLEHLEEAFTTSNWIVRIYKVKPPNNRW from the exons ATGGGCGCGGCGGCGAAAGTGGACAAGTTACCCATGGATCTACTCTCGTCCCAGGGAGTgaattcaatgctgaaatccTTTAAACTGAAAACAAAGCAGCAGGAGCTCTTGATCCGTGTCACGATCCTTTTCTTGGTGTACGTTCTGGCCTTCATTACTCGTTTGTTCAGTGTGTTGCGTTACGAGAGCATGATCCACGAGTTTGACCCATACTTCAACTATCGGGTAACCCAGTACCTGACCCAAAAAGGGTATTACGAGTTCTGGAACTGGTTCGACTCAGAGAGCTGGTATCCGCTGGGTAGGATCATCGGTGGGACGCTCTATCCTGGTCTCATGGTTACGGCCGCCTTGATTTACTCGACCCTCCGCTTTCTTAG GTTTGCTGTGCACATCCGTGAAGTTTGTGTACTCACCGCTCCATTTTTTGCTTCCAACACAACTCTCGTTGCTTACTTCTTTGGAAAAGAGATATGGGACTCTGGTGCTGGACTTGTAGCAGCTGTATTAATTGCTGTCTGCCCAGGTTATATATCGAGGTCGGTGGCGGGCTCATATGATAACGAGGGTGTAGCCATATTTGCGTTACTGCTTACATTCTATCTGTTTGTTAAGGCTGTAAATACAGGCTCACTTGCTTGGGCCTTGGCCTCAGCTTTTGGGTATTTCTATATGGTTTCAGCATGGGGCGGTTATGTGTTCATTATCAATTTGATCCCACTATATGTGATGGTCCTTTTGGTTACTGGGAGATTCTCGATGAGATTATATGTGGCTTATAATTGCATGTATGTGCTGGGAATGTTACTGGCAATGCAAATTCGTTTTGTgggatttcagcatgtccaatCTGGAGAACACATGGCTGCAATGGGAGTGTTTTTCTTGATGCAG GTTTTCTACTTTTTGGATTGGGTTAAGCAC TTACTAGATGATCCAAAGTTGTTTCAGGCATTCCTGAGGATCACAGTGACCTTTACAGTAGGTTTGGGAGCCATAGCTCTGGGAGTTGGAACTGCCTCTGGATATATTTCTCCATGGACTGGTCGATTTTATTCCCTCTTGGATCCAACATATGCAAAAGATCACATTCCGATCATTGCATCTGTCTCCGAACATCAGCCGACGGCATGGTCATCTTTCATGTTTGATTTTCACGTGTTGTTGCTACTTTTCCCTGCTGGTCTGTATTTCTGCTTCAAACGTTTGTCAGATGTGACGATATTCATAGTGATGTATGGTCTCACTAGCATGTACTTTGCTGGAGTCATGGTGCGGTTAATACTTGTTGCTACACCTGCAGTATGTCTCATCAGTGCCATTGCAGTCTCAGCCACCATAAAGAACTTAACTCAGCTGGTGAGATTAAAAAGCAAGCCCGCCATTGGCGGTATGAGTAAAGGAACAACTGGCTCCAAAACTTCTTCAAAG GCTTCGCTGGATCAATCTATGCCTTTTCAGAGAAATGGGGCTTTAGCATTGCTTTTTGGAGCATTTTACTTGCTCAGCAGATATGCGATCCACTGTACTTGGGTTACATCAGAGGCTTACTCTTCTCCATCAATTGTCTTAGCTGCCAGGGGTGCTCATGGGAATAGAGTAATTTTTGATGACTACCGTGAAGCATATTTTTGGCTGCGACAGAATACTCCTCAGGATGCCAAAGTGATGTCTTGGTGGGATTACGGCTACCAGATTACTGCCATGGCAAATAGAACAGTGATTGTTGACAATAACACTTGGAATAACACACATATTGCCACTGTTGGGCGTGCTATGTCATCCTATGAGAATGAGGCTTATGATATAATGAGATCACTCGATGTTGACTATGTACTAGTGGTGTTTGGTGGTGTTACTGGTTATTCATCTGATGATATTAACAA ATTTTTATGGATGGTCAGAATTGGAGGTGGAGTTTTTCCTGTCATTAAGGAACCTGATTACCTTGTTAACGGAGAGTATCGTGTTGACAGAGGTGCAGCTCCGAAGATGTTAAATTGTCTGAT GTACAAGCTATCATATTATCGATTCGGTGAAATGACAACAGAATATGGAAAGCCTCCTGG ATACGACAGGGCTAGAGGAGTAGAAATAGGAAATAAAGACATAAAGCTGGAACATTTGGAAGAGGCATTCACCACATCAAACTGGATAGTCAGAATTTACAAGGTGAAACCCCCCAACAATAGGTGGTGA
- the LOC142556197 gene encoding plastid division protein CDP1, chloroplastic-like isoform X1 yields MANIHALVTSVNDICCCGQNSGRFHWNGSFVSLNRRKGYRTKNKCGNSGYRNGGRVRVPAVGGHPWRLRAATDPRFVEESTSRNSIVKNQVPFIEIPVTCYQILGLHDQAEKDEIAKSVIHLTNTEIDEGYTEDVVVSRPKVLKDVRDKLLFEPEYAGIIKENQPPKSSLKIPWDWLPVVLCLLQEAGEEKLVLEIGRRAMQHPCSKPFIHDMLLAMALAECVIANVGFEKQNISHGFEALVHARYLLGSKSSLGKLKLLSQIEEYLEKLAPDCTLELLRMPHTPDNTERRRGAISALQELLRQGLDVETSCQVQDWPCFLNQALKELMASEIVDLIPWDNLAVTRKNRKSIESQNQRTVIDSGSFYMVMLAHIALGFSSKQVDLINKAKLICECLTSEGFDLKFEEAFCSLLLGQSDQATAAERLRQLEVNSNPSSQKSTQMKKIKEVSSADKPLETWLIEAALSLFPDTRDCSPSLADFFTWEKRTSGKRHHKRTAPAVSNIRHRPLAIALPLDRRDEEPVSSAVSSLHLGIAVKQLAPPDLQIPLTESMAIDGGSGNIPSAQLKRSLGSKQADVWKFWLSISHVLGKMIYAAALGFILVALLKLKNTLFWRAGNGARWRMDKQSADTSSLTWSADSSTDLSHQSLVTKKNGIARKFQKFLSALKVHFGYHSEAVDLKTASLFTGMSSNMSSSMTSTYGQQLSVKDAEILVKRWQAIKAEALGPNHDVHGLLEVLDGSMLVQWQNLADAAKGRSCFWRFVLLQLEVTRADILKDGVGREMAEIEVFLEEAAELVDESQPKNPTYYSPYKILYLLKRQDDGSWRFCEGDILTTSQPLIND; encoded by the exons ATGGCAAATATTCATGCATTGGTGACCAGTGTGAATGACATCTGCTGTTGTGGTCAGAACAGCGGCAGGTTTCATTGGAATGGCAGCTTTGTCTCTTTGAATAGGAGAAAAGGTTACCGTACGAAGAATAAATGTGGGAATTCTGGTTATCGCAACGGTGGCAGAGTTAGGGTTCCTGCGGTTGGTGGTCATCCATGGAGATTACGTGCTGCCACGGATCCTCGATTTGTTGAGGAAAGCACCAGCAGAAACAGCATTGTGAAGAATCAGGTCCCGTTTATCGAAATCCCCGTCACTTGCTACCAG ATTCTTGGCCTTCATGATCAAGCGGAAAAAGATGAAATTGCTAAATCAGTAATACATCTGACAAATACAGAGATTGATGAGGGTTACACGGAAGATGTTGTTGTATCTCGCCCT AAGGTTCTGAAGGATGTGAGAGATAAACTTCTATTTGAACCAGAATATGCTGGAATTATCAAAGAAAATCAGCCTCCCAAATCTTCTCTTAAAATTCCATGGGATTGGTTGCCTGTGGTTCTTTGCCTTCTTCAGGAG GCAGGAGAAGAGAAACTTGTGCTTGAAATTGGACGAAGAGCCATGCAGCATCCATGCTCAAAGCCATTTATTCATGATATGCTTCTTGCTATGGCCCTAGCAGAG TGTGTGATAGCTAATGTTGGTTTTGAGAAGCAAAATATTTCTCATGGATTTGAAGCCCTTGTTCACGCTCGATACCTTCTTGGAAGCAAGAGTTCGCTGGGCAAGTTGAAGCTGTTATCTCAG ATTGAAGAATATTTAGAAAAGCTTGCTCCTGACTGTACATTGGAGCTATTGAGGATGCCTCATACGCCTGATAATACTGAACGAAGACGTGGAGCTATTTCAGCTTTGCAAGAGTTGCTCAGACAGGGCCTTGATGTTGAAACTTCTTGCCAAGTTCAAGACTGGCCATGCTTCTTGAATCAAGCACTAAAAGAACTCATGGCCTCTGAAATTGTCGATCTTATACCTTGGGATAATTTAGCTGTTACGAGGAAGAATAGGAAGTCGATCGAGTCGCAGAATCAAAGAACTGTTATTGATTCCGGTAGCTTCTATATGGTTATGTTAGCTCATATTGCTCTTGGTTTTTCAAGCAAACAAGTTGACTTG ATAAACAAGGCAAAGTTAATTTGTGAATGTCTAACATCAGAAGGctttgatttaaaatttgaagaagCATTTTGTTCATTACTTCTTGGGCAG AGCGATCAAGCAACAGCCGCTGAAAGATTAAGGCAACTAGAGGTGAACTCTAATCCCAGTTCCCAAAAGTCAAcgcaaatgaaaaaaattaaagaagttTCAAGTGCAGACAAACCACTG GAAACATGGTTGATAGAAGCTGCACTTAGCTTGTTTCCAGATACCCGAGATTGTTCTCCATCTTTg GCTGACTTCTTTACCTGGGAAAAAAGAACTTCTGGAAAAAGGCATCATAAAAGAACAGCTCCAGCTGTATCGAACATCAGGCATAGACCACTGGCCATTGCTCTTCCATTAGATCGAAGGGATGAAGAACCAGTTTCGTCTGCAGTATCTTCGCTACATCTTGGAATAGCTGTGAAGCAACTTGCTCCTCCTGATCTCCAAATCCCGTTGACAGAAAGCATGGCCATTGATGGAGGCAGTGGTAACATACCATCTGCACAGCTGAAAAGAAGTTTAGGTTCAAAACAAGCTGATGTTTGGAAATTTTGGTTGAGCATAAGTCACGTGCTTGGAAAGATGATATATGCTGCAGCATTGGGCTTCATCTTGGTTGCTCTCCTTAAACTTAAAAACACACTATTCTGGAGGGCTGGAAATGGGGCTAGATGGAGGATGGACAAACAGAGTGCTGATACTAGCTCCCTTACTTGGAGTGCAGATTCTTCTACGGATTTAAGTCACCAATCTTTAGTAACAAAGAAAAATGGTATTGCTAGAAAATTTCAGAAGTTCCTTTCTGCACTTAAAGTGCACTTCGGTTATCACTCAGAAGCTGTTGATTTGAAAACGGCTTCCCTCTTCACTGGCATGTCATCGAACATGTCATCTTCGATGACATCAACTTATGGGCAGCAGTTGTCTGTCAAAGATGCTGAGATCCTTGTCAAGCGATGGCAAGCAATTAAAGCAGAAGCTCTGGGGCCTAACCATGATGTTCACGGCCTCCTGGAAGTCCTTGATGGTTCTATGCTAGTTCAG TGGCAAAATTTGGCAGATGCTGCAAAAGGAAGATCCTGTTTTTGGAGATTTGTTTTATTGCAACTGGAAGTTACACGTGCTGACATTTTGAAAGATGGGGTTGGGAGGGAAATGGCCGAAATAGAGGTTTTCTTGGAAGAGGCAGCTGAGCTTGTGGACGAATCTCAGCCTAAGAATCCAACATACTACAG CCCCTATAAAATTCTTTATCTTctgaaaaggcaagatgatggATCGTGGAGGTTCTGTGAAGGAGATATTCTTACCACGTCGCAACCTTTGATCAATGACTAA
- the LOC142556197 gene encoding plastid division protein CDP1, chloroplastic-like isoform X2 — protein sequence MANIHALVTSVNDICCCGQNSGRFHWNGSFVSLNRRKGYRTKNKCGNSGYRNGGRVRVPAVGGHPWRLRAATDPRFVEESTSRNSIVKNQVPFIEIPVTCYQILGLHDQAEKDEIAKSVIHLTNTEIDEGYTEDVVVSRPVLKDVRDKLLFEPEYAGIIKENQPPKSSLKIPWDWLPVVLCLLQEAGEEKLVLEIGRRAMQHPCSKPFIHDMLLAMALAECVIANVGFEKQNISHGFEALVHARYLLGSKSSLGKLKLLSQIEEYLEKLAPDCTLELLRMPHTPDNTERRRGAISALQELLRQGLDVETSCQVQDWPCFLNQALKELMASEIVDLIPWDNLAVTRKNRKSIESQNQRTVIDSGSFYMVMLAHIALGFSSKQVDLINKAKLICECLTSEGFDLKFEEAFCSLLLGQSDQATAAERLRQLEVNSNPSSQKSTQMKKIKEVSSADKPLETWLIEAALSLFPDTRDCSPSLADFFTWEKRTSGKRHHKRTAPAVSNIRHRPLAIALPLDRRDEEPVSSAVSSLHLGIAVKQLAPPDLQIPLTESMAIDGGSGNIPSAQLKRSLGSKQADVWKFWLSISHVLGKMIYAAALGFILVALLKLKNTLFWRAGNGARWRMDKQSADTSSLTWSADSSTDLSHQSLVTKKNGIARKFQKFLSALKVHFGYHSEAVDLKTASLFTGMSSNMSSSMTSTYGQQLSVKDAEILVKRWQAIKAEALGPNHDVHGLLEVLDGSMLVQWQNLADAAKGRSCFWRFVLLQLEVTRADILKDGVGREMAEIEVFLEEAAELVDESQPKNPTYYSPYKILYLLKRQDDGSWRFCEGDILTTSQPLIND from the exons ATGGCAAATATTCATGCATTGGTGACCAGTGTGAATGACATCTGCTGTTGTGGTCAGAACAGCGGCAGGTTTCATTGGAATGGCAGCTTTGTCTCTTTGAATAGGAGAAAAGGTTACCGTACGAAGAATAAATGTGGGAATTCTGGTTATCGCAACGGTGGCAGAGTTAGGGTTCCTGCGGTTGGTGGTCATCCATGGAGATTACGTGCTGCCACGGATCCTCGATTTGTTGAGGAAAGCACCAGCAGAAACAGCATTGTGAAGAATCAGGTCCCGTTTATCGAAATCCCCGTCACTTGCTACCAG ATTCTTGGCCTTCATGATCAAGCGGAAAAAGATGAAATTGCTAAATCAGTAATACATCTGACAAATACAGAGATTGATGAGGGTTACACGGAAGATGTTGTTGTATCTCGCCCT GTTCTGAAGGATGTGAGAGATAAACTTCTATTTGAACCAGAATATGCTGGAATTATCAAAGAAAATCAGCCTCCCAAATCTTCTCTTAAAATTCCATGGGATTGGTTGCCTGTGGTTCTTTGCCTTCTTCAGGAG GCAGGAGAAGAGAAACTTGTGCTTGAAATTGGACGAAGAGCCATGCAGCATCCATGCTCAAAGCCATTTATTCATGATATGCTTCTTGCTATGGCCCTAGCAGAG TGTGTGATAGCTAATGTTGGTTTTGAGAAGCAAAATATTTCTCATGGATTTGAAGCCCTTGTTCACGCTCGATACCTTCTTGGAAGCAAGAGTTCGCTGGGCAAGTTGAAGCTGTTATCTCAG ATTGAAGAATATTTAGAAAAGCTTGCTCCTGACTGTACATTGGAGCTATTGAGGATGCCTCATACGCCTGATAATACTGAACGAAGACGTGGAGCTATTTCAGCTTTGCAAGAGTTGCTCAGACAGGGCCTTGATGTTGAAACTTCTTGCCAAGTTCAAGACTGGCCATGCTTCTTGAATCAAGCACTAAAAGAACTCATGGCCTCTGAAATTGTCGATCTTATACCTTGGGATAATTTAGCTGTTACGAGGAAGAATAGGAAGTCGATCGAGTCGCAGAATCAAAGAACTGTTATTGATTCCGGTAGCTTCTATATGGTTATGTTAGCTCATATTGCTCTTGGTTTTTCAAGCAAACAAGTTGACTTG ATAAACAAGGCAAAGTTAATTTGTGAATGTCTAACATCAGAAGGctttgatttaaaatttgaagaagCATTTTGTTCATTACTTCTTGGGCAG AGCGATCAAGCAACAGCCGCTGAAAGATTAAGGCAACTAGAGGTGAACTCTAATCCCAGTTCCCAAAAGTCAAcgcaaatgaaaaaaattaaagaagttTCAAGTGCAGACAAACCACTG GAAACATGGTTGATAGAAGCTGCACTTAGCTTGTTTCCAGATACCCGAGATTGTTCTCCATCTTTg GCTGACTTCTTTACCTGGGAAAAAAGAACTTCTGGAAAAAGGCATCATAAAAGAACAGCTCCAGCTGTATCGAACATCAGGCATAGACCACTGGCCATTGCTCTTCCATTAGATCGAAGGGATGAAGAACCAGTTTCGTCTGCAGTATCTTCGCTACATCTTGGAATAGCTGTGAAGCAACTTGCTCCTCCTGATCTCCAAATCCCGTTGACAGAAAGCATGGCCATTGATGGAGGCAGTGGTAACATACCATCTGCACAGCTGAAAAGAAGTTTAGGTTCAAAACAAGCTGATGTTTGGAAATTTTGGTTGAGCATAAGTCACGTGCTTGGAAAGATGATATATGCTGCAGCATTGGGCTTCATCTTGGTTGCTCTCCTTAAACTTAAAAACACACTATTCTGGAGGGCTGGAAATGGGGCTAGATGGAGGATGGACAAACAGAGTGCTGATACTAGCTCCCTTACTTGGAGTGCAGATTCTTCTACGGATTTAAGTCACCAATCTTTAGTAACAAAGAAAAATGGTATTGCTAGAAAATTTCAGAAGTTCCTTTCTGCACTTAAAGTGCACTTCGGTTATCACTCAGAAGCTGTTGATTTGAAAACGGCTTCCCTCTTCACTGGCATGTCATCGAACATGTCATCTTCGATGACATCAACTTATGGGCAGCAGTTGTCTGTCAAAGATGCTGAGATCCTTGTCAAGCGATGGCAAGCAATTAAAGCAGAAGCTCTGGGGCCTAACCATGATGTTCACGGCCTCCTGGAAGTCCTTGATGGTTCTATGCTAGTTCAG TGGCAAAATTTGGCAGATGCTGCAAAAGGAAGATCCTGTTTTTGGAGATTTGTTTTATTGCAACTGGAAGTTACACGTGCTGACATTTTGAAAGATGGGGTTGGGAGGGAAATGGCCGAAATAGAGGTTTTCTTGGAAGAGGCAGCTGAGCTTGTGGACGAATCTCAGCCTAAGAATCCAACATACTACAG CCCCTATAAAATTCTTTATCTTctgaaaaggcaagatgatggATCGTGGAGGTTCTGTGAAGGAGATATTCTTACCACGTCGCAACCTTTGATCAATGACTAA
- the LOC142556198 gene encoding phytochrome-associated serine/threonine-protein phosphatase-like translates to MDLDKWMVNVKEGQHLSEDELQLLCEYVKEILIEESNVQPVNSPVTVCGDIHGQFHDLMKLFQTGGHVPETNYIFMGDFVDRGYNSLEVFTILLLLKARYPANITLLRGNHESRQLTQVYGFYDECQRKYGNANAWRYCTDVFDYLTLSAIIDGTVLCVHGGLSPDIRSIDQIRVIERNCEIPHEGPFCDLMWSDPEDIETWAVSPRGAGWLFGSRVTSEFNHINKLDLVCRAHQLVQEGLKYMFQDKGLVTVWSAPNYCYRCGNVASILSFNENMEREVKFFTETEENNQMRGPRSGVPYFL, encoded by the exons ATGGATTTGGACAAGTGGATGGTGAACGTGAAAGAGGGTCAGCACTTGTCCGAAGACGAACTTCAGCTCCTCTGCGAATAC GTAAAAGAGATCTTGATCGAGGAGTCAAATGTTCAGCCCGTTAATAGTCCAGTCACTGTATGTGGGGACATCCATGGACAGTTTCACGATCTGATGAAACTTTTCCAGACTGGAGGTCACGTACCAGAGACCAATTACATATTTATG GGAGATTTTGTTGATCGTGGTTATAACAGTCTAGAAGTTTTCACCATTCTTTTGCTTCTCAAAGCAAG ATACCCAGCTAACATTACTCTCCTACGTGGGAATCACGAAAGCAGACAATTAACACAG GTTTATGGATTCTATGATGAATGCCAAAGGAAGTATGGGAATGCTAATGCTTGGCGATATTGCACAGATGTTTTTGACTATTTAACTCTATCAGCAATTATTGATGGGACG GTACTGTGCGTACATGGTGGCCTATCCCCAGATATTAGAAGCATCGACCAG ATTCGAGTTATTGAACGGAACTGTGAAATTCCGCATGAAGGGCCGTTCTGTGATTTAATGTGGAGTGACCCTGAAGATATTGAGACATGGGCAGTAAGTCCTCGAGGTGCAGGTTGGCTTTTCGGATCCAGGGTTACATCTGAG TTTAATCACATCAACAAACTTGATCTGGTCTGCCGGGCACATCAACTTGTTCAAGAAGGTTTGAAGTATATGTTCCAAGATAAAGGACTTGTAACT GTATGGTCCGCACCAAATTATTGTTACCGCTGCGGAAATGTTGCCTCGATATTGAGTTTCAATGAGAATATG GAGAGAGAAGTGAAGTTCTTCACTGAGACTGAGGAGAACAATCAGATGCGAGGACCCAGAAGTGGAGTACCTTATTTTTTGTAA